A window of the Eretmochelys imbricata isolate rEreImb1 chromosome 7, rEreImb1.hap1, whole genome shotgun sequence genome harbors these coding sequences:
- the LOC144268258 gene encoding uncharacterized protein LOC144268258: MQEIPLKLLGLVVGQILLTSPWHAAGDNAELISRSDHDGVPESQKSSSMDRTEAACVSRITGSSPSQRLAKIRRRKKRTRDEMFSELMLSSHTDGAQTNVWRQTMSECRKAQNDREERWQAEESKWRVKERAEAERWQQRDERRQDSMLRLLEDQTNMPQHMVELQERQLEHRPPLQPLCNQPLSSPKFHSLLTQTPKNVVGGPPATQPLHPRGLPKQQKAGIQ, encoded by the exons GcaagaaatcccactgaagttactgggaCTAGTCGTGggacaaatcctgctcacctCAC cgtggcaCGCTGCAGGTGacaatgcagagctcatcagcagaagtgaccatgatggagtcccagaatcgcaaaagagctccagcatggaccgaacggaag ctgcatgtgtttcaaggatcacaggatcttctccttcccagaggctagcgaagattagaaggcgaaaaaaacgcactcgtgatgaaatgttctctgaactcatgctgtcctcccacactgatggagcacagacgaatgtgtggaggcagacaatgtcagagtgcaggaaagcacaaaatgaccgggaggagaggtggcaggctgaagaaaGTAAGTGGCGGGttaaagagagggctgaagctgaaaggtggcagcagcgtgatgagaggaggcaggattcaatgctgaggctgctggaggatcaaactaatatgcccCAGCAtatggttgaactgcaggaaaggcagctggagcacagaccgccgctacagcccttgtgtaaccaaccgctctcctcccccaagttccatagcctcctcacccagacgcccaagaatgtggtggggggacctccggccacccagccactccacccgagaggattgcccaagcagcagaaggctggcattcaataa